In Pantoea sp. Ep11b, the following are encoded in one genomic region:
- a CDS encoding HlyD family secretion protein, translating into MSNDLFRKESLDAKRTRVLGSVALYCPPFRWVVIMLICLLVAVLIAFCLFGSYTKRETAQGVLVPENGMMNITAMSAGTVISLPIREGESLQKNSLIATVSSEISTRYGQTREAIATQLEFQKAGLNSQLVNLAQLNSETIKSLQEKVSLLGQQAKELDTIYRQRAQQIELSKTQHRKMSAMRREGYASNTQVEQLQNDLLDASVRLQDVARQRIDVRQQLAQARQQLREQPISYDRQKNELQQKLSEITQSIVENESRRSIELRTPENGTVSAVLVKQGQVVTAGQTLATVLPDNVRLQARIMLSSRAIGFIQPGQRVVLRYQSFPWQKFGQQYGTVLEISKSALSPQEVASITGDNQVKESMYQVKVRLDKQTIQAYGRQSSLRAGSGLEADFIIDKRRIYEWVLEPLNALGKMTSL; encoded by the coding sequence TGGTCATTATGCTGATTTGTTTGCTGGTAGCTGTCCTTATCGCTTTTTGCCTGTTTGGCAGTTATACCAAACGGGAAACAGCGCAGGGTGTATTAGTGCCTGAAAATGGCATGATGAATATCACCGCAATGAGTGCCGGTACGGTAATTTCCCTTCCCATTCGTGAAGGCGAGAGTCTGCAGAAAAACAGCCTAATCGCGACCGTTTCTTCCGAAATCTCCACTCGCTATGGTCAGACCCGCGAGGCGATCGCTACCCAGCTTGAGTTTCAGAAAGCCGGACTGAACAGCCAGCTGGTTAATCTGGCTCAGCTTAATAGCGAAACTATCAAATCGCTGCAGGAGAAGGTCAGTCTGCTCGGCCAGCAGGCGAAAGAACTGGACACCATATACCGTCAGCGTGCGCAGCAGATTGAATTGTCGAAAACCCAGCATCGCAAGATGAGTGCGATGCGCAGGGAAGGTTACGCCTCGAATACCCAGGTAGAACAGCTACAGAATGATCTCCTCGATGCCAGCGTACGCCTGCAAGACGTTGCACGTCAGAGGATTGATGTCCGGCAGCAACTGGCTCAGGCTCGGCAACAGTTACGCGAACAGCCGATCAGTTACGACCGGCAGAAGAATGAACTGCAGCAAAAGCTCTCAGAGATTACGCAGTCGATTGTTGAGAACGAATCGCGTCGCTCAATTGAACTGCGCACACCCGAAAATGGCACCGTCAGCGCCGTTCTGGTTAAGCAGGGACAGGTAGTCACTGCCGGCCAGACACTGGCGACGGTACTCCCGGACAACGTCCGCCTTCAGGCACGCATCATGCTCAGCAGCCGCGCGATCGGTTTTATCCAGCCCGGTCAGCGTGTAGTGCTGCGCTATCAATCCTTTCCCTGGCAGAAATTTGGACAGCAGTACGGGACGGTACTGGAAATTTCCAAATCTGCGCTTTCACCACAGGAAGTGGCCTCCATCACGGGTGATAACCAGGTTAAAGAGTCGATGTATCAGGTGAAAGTCAGGCTGGATAAGCAGACGATTCAGGCTTATGGCAGACAGAGCAGCCTTCGCGCCGGAAGCGGGCTTGAAGCGGACTTCATTATAGATAAGCGCCGCATCTACGAATGGGTTCTGGAACCGCTTAATGCACTTGGCAAGATGACGTCATTATAA